In a genomic window of Larus michahellis chromosome 3, bLarMic1.1, whole genome shotgun sequence:
- the MAS1 gene encoding proto-oncogene Mas: MDESNITFHPSEGTENISMHRNISTQERVWEILTPLWVIMIISFLGFCENGIVLWCLCFQIKRNPFTAYITHLSIADISLLLCTFILSIEYIAGFGFAYGFYYYITTTLSIVFLLGYNTGLYLLTAISIERCLSIVYPIWYRCRRSQHQSAIVCAILWTLSFLMTVAEYLTCKDDSTKEQFDDGNHCQALLIFTWILTFMIFIPLMILSSLILVIRIHRNSLRPHSSKLYIIIVATVIVFLIFAMPMRLLYLLNYHHWSSLLSQQNHVTVVLSTVNSSINPLVYFFVGSSKNKRFKESLKVVLSRALADGLRPRSQEVGMSLDIAETIF; this comes from the coding sequence ATGGATGAGTCAAACATAACGTTTCATCCCAGCGAAGGCACAGAGAACATCTCAATGCACAGAAACATTTCTACACAGGAAAGGGTCTGGGAGATATTGACCCCACTTTGGGTAATTATGATCATCTCCTTCCTGGGTTTTTGTGAAAATGGAATTGTCCTCTGGTGCCTCTGCTTCCAGATCAAAAGAAATCCATTCACTGCGTACATCACACACCTGTCCATTGCTGACATCTCCTTACTGCTTTGTACATTTATTCTGTCAATTGAGTACATTGCTGGTTTTGGATTCGCATATGGTTTTTACTATTATATAACCACCACACTGTCTATTGTCTTCCTTCTCGGATATAATACTGGTCTCTATCTCCTGACAGCCATCAGTATTGAGAGGTGTCTGTCTATTGTTTACCCCATCTGGTACCGATGCCGCCGGTCACAGCACCAATCGGCAATTGTGTGTGCAATTCTGTGGACTCTGTCTTTTCTGATGACAGTAGCCGAATACTTAACATGCAAAGATGATTCAACGAAGGAACAATTTGACGATGGGAACCACTGCCAAGCACTGCTCATCTTCACATGGATCCTGACTTTCATGATCTTCATTCCTCTAATGATTCTGTCCAGCCTGATCTTGGTTATCAGGATTCATCGTAACTCCCTGAGACCTCATTCGTCAAAGCTCTACATCATCATTGTGGCCACAGTCATTGTCTTCCTCATCTTTGCCATGCCTATGAGGCTGCTGTATCTTCTGAATTACCACCACTGGTCGTCTTTGCTCAGCCAGCAGAACCACGTCACCGTTGTTCTCTCCACCGTTAACAGTAGCATCAACCCCCTTGTTTACTTCTTCGTAGGAAGCAGCAAGAATAAGAGGTTCAAGGAGAGCCTGAAAGTGGTTCTTAGTAGAGCACTCGCTGACGGGTTGCGGCCAAGAAGCCAGGAAGTTGGCATGAGTTTGGATATAGCTGAAACAATTTTCTAA